In Sphingobacterium sp. SYP-B4668, the sequence GTATATGTTCGCGATAGATGGCAAAACCATAGTGATACACTCATTGCCAGTTATCTTCCGTTGCATGAAGTAAGGTTGGATAAGAGCAAGTTTACGAAGTGGAATCCACCTGGGATTCCTTATCAAGACTTAGCAAATCAAGGTTGGACAATACAGAAACTATGGGATAATAGTAAGGAAAATCCCGGCTTTAGTATGCCCACTTCTGCTAGGATACCCAATGATTTCACTTTTGATTTAGGTCAGTGGGCTACCTTAAGCCGATTTAAAATATATCATCGAGCCAGTAGTGCACAGCTATATACAGGCGCCAATATCAAACGATTCGAGGTTTGGGGTTCTGAGCACAACAATGTCAACGAGGACTTTAATACCTGGGTGAAATTGGGCGAGTATGAATCTAAGAAACCAAGCGGTTTGCCCTTGGGACAGGTGTCCGAAGAGGATATGGATTATGCCTTTATCAAAGGGGAGGATTTTCAAGTTGAGTCTAGTCCTCGGGTTAGGTATTTACGATTTATGGTCCACGAAACCTGGGGAGGGACCAGTTATGTACAAATTATGGAGGTGGATTTTTACGGGGATATTAAGTAATAAAAAAATAGAAATTATG encodes:
- a CDS encoding DUF5000 domain-containing lipoprotein, giving the protein MKSYLIFMLLILMIFQACGESEIGQYPLDGDAPGPVSNIFVDNQKGAAVISYDIPNDDDLLYVKAVYKLDNGQEVQQKTSAYANSIRVEGLGQSKEQTIQLYTGDRSKNESKPISVVIHPADAPIYDVFSSLKINNDFGGIRLEWDNPTKSDVVLTILKADGGNELVEVDHFYTNTKVGKGNVRGYAAEEQMFAVYVRDRWQNHSDTLIASYLPLHEVRLDKSKFTKWNPPGIPYQDLANQGWTIQKLWDNSKENPGFSMPTSARIPNDFTFDLGQWATLSRFKIYHRASSAQLYTGANIKRFEVWGSEHNNVNEDFNTWVKLGEYESKKPSGLPLGQVSEEDMDYAFIKGEDFQVESSPRVRYLRFMVHETWGGTSYVQIMEVDFYGDIK